Proteins found in one Zea mays cultivar B73 chromosome 1, Zm-B73-REFERENCE-NAM-5.0, whole genome shotgun sequence genomic segment:
- the LOC100285810 gene encoding erg28 like protein — MAAEGKRKGVPALGWWLMLVGSLRLASVWFGFFDIWALRVAVFSQTEMTDVHGRTFGVWTLLTCTLCFLCALNLENRPLYLATFLSFIYALGHFLTEYLIYHTMAAANLSTVGFFAGTSIIWMLLQWNSHGNPRGSYAGKQS, encoded by the exons ATGGCGGCGGAGGGGAAGAGGAAGGGCGTCCCGGCGCTAGGGTGGTGGCTGATGCTAGTCGGCTCCCTCCGCCTCGCCTCCGTTTGGTTCGGCTTCTTCGACATCTGGGCGCTCCGCGTTGCCGTCTTCTCGCAGACGGAGA TGACTGATGTTCATGGCCGTACTTTTGGTGTCTGGACTCTTTTGACCTGCACCCTGTGCTTCCTTTGCGCACTGAACCTGGAAAATAGGCCTCTGTACCTGGCCACCTTCCTATCATTCATCTACGCTCTCGGTCATTTCCTCACGGAATACTTGATATACCACACCATGGCTGCAGCAAATCTGAGCACAGTTGGCTTCTTTGCAG GAACGTCGATAATATGGATGCTTCTGCAGTGGAATTCTCATGGGAACCCCCGGGGTTCCTATGCTGGGAAGCAGTCATGA
- the LOC118476085 gene encoding tubulin beta chain-like, translated as MVLDKKVLYETTSASARTSSPCTTSVTFSHLISATMSGVTCCLCFSGQLNSDLRRLAVNLIPFPRLHFFMVGFAPLTFRGLLEISRPDCARTPKIDMGCQEHDLHRGPAPRSLPDGVRHVLRQDEQQGGGRADA; from the exons ATGGTGCTCGACAAAaag gtGCTCTACGAGACGACATCTGCTTCCGCGCGCACAAGCTCACCATGCACAACTTCGGTGACGTTTAGCCACCTCATCTCCGCCACCATGAGCGGCGTCACCTGCTGCCTTTGCTTCTCCGGTCAGCTCAACTCCGATCTCCGTAGGCTAGCCGTCAACCTGATCCCATTCCCGCGCCTGCACTTCTTCATGGTCGGCTTCGCGCCGCTCACCTTCCGGGGGCTCCTAGAAATATCGCGTCCTGACTGTGCCAGAACTCCCAAAATAGATATGGGATGCCAAGAACATGATTTGCATCGTGGACCCGCGCCACGGTCGCTACCTGACGGCGTCCGCCATGTTCTGCGACAAGATGAGCAGCAGGGAGGTGGACGAGCAGATGCTTAA